The following proteins are co-located in the Psilocybe cubensis strain MGC-MH-2018 chromosome 5, whole genome shotgun sequence genome:
- a CDS encoding Cytochrome P450 monooxygenase (Cytochrome P450 monooxygenase ARMGADRAFT_1018417) gives MQVGPRRGPEVTLWSQIPTIHPESGGLSARLSARKKLVDEPFCTTRQYSYDSQQIRFSQLKIANETIIVLSNAKIVKEILEDRANETSERPYTHTLDVVTGGNYFAFSGSESQVWKFGRKAMQSLVSLQAVQTHLHVAEKESARLLYDILHQPEVHDPIPLIFPFRILIRVLQHIYTHITRFTYSFMASVLYGKPAPRIDSQDFTLFCDYFHHFTKMLSPGDAAPVDLFPVLKYVPERWAPWKKLWRKTRQLQRMLYFSLLDHTEQEFRHGPVGGGTIMEGLLEKMPGDVVNREMLGTDLATFRYIGGVMLDGGTETSAALIQSLILCLLKSPESLQKAQEELDAVVSRERLPFASDIDHLPYVQALIKEVFRIRSVGPSGVPHAAGKDFQYDEYIIPMGATIFINMWGMMHDPELFERPEEFWPERYLMTPDGTKPGLNKGYTIGLNFMFGCGKSLAVMRLLWAFDISPIDGEVTQHWREIEVEYKDV, from the exons ATGCAAGTGGGCCCCCGACGTGGCCCGGAGGTCACACTATGGTCACAAATACCCACGATACACCCAGAGTCCGGCGGACTGTCCGCCAGACTGTCCGCGCGAAAAAAACTCGTGGACGAACCTTTCTGCACTACTCGGCAATATTCATATGATTCCCAGCAAATTCGCTTTTCTCAA CTGAAAATTGCTAACGAGACCATTATCGTGTTATCAAACGCAAAAATTGTTAAGGAAATTTTAGAAGATCGAGCTAACGAGACTTCCGAGCGTCCTTATACACACACGTTAGATGTTGTTACTGGCGGGAACTACTTTGCATTCTCGGGATCCG AGAGTCAGGTTTGGAAATTTGGGCGCAAGGCAATGCAGTCTCTGGTCTCACTTCAAGCTGTCCAAACTCATCTTCATGTTGCTGAGAAAGAGTCGGCACGGTTATTGTACGACATCTTACACCAACCCGAAGTACACGACCCGATACCACTTATTTTCCCGTTCCGGATACTGATACGAGTTCTGCAGCACATCTACACCCATATCACTCGTTTCACGTACTCGTTTATGGCATCGGTTCTCTATGGGAAGCCTGCTCCTAGGATCGACTCTCAAGATTTTACCCTTTTTTGCGACTATTTCCACCATTTTACAAAGATGCTTTCACCTGGCGATGCGGCTCCGGTAGATCTCTTCCCTGTTCTCAAATACGTTCCAGAGCGCTGGGCGCCGTGGAAAAAACTCTGGAGAAAGACACGTCAACTTCAGCGAATGTTGTATTTCTCCCTGCTTGATCACACGGAGCAGGAATTCAGACATGGCCCAGTAGGTGGAGGGACTATTATGGAAGGCCTCTTGGAAAAAATGCCAGGTGATGTGGTAAACAGGGAAATGCTAGG GACTGACCTCGCAACATTTAGGTATATTGGAGGAGTCATGTTGGATGGAGGTACTGAGACTTCAGCGGCGCTTATCCAATCCTTAATTCTTTGCCTTCTCAAATCACCTGAGTCTCTGCAAAAAGCGCAAGAGGAACTTGACGCTGTTGTCAGTCGGGAAAGACTTCCATTTGCCTCCGATATAGATCACTTGCCATACGTTCAAGCATTAATAAAAGAG GTGTTTCGTATAAGATCTGTTGGTCCAAGTGGAGTACCGCACGCTGCAGGAAAAGACTTTCAA TATGATGAATATATCATTCCAATGGGTGCTACAATCTTCATTAACATGT GGGGAATGATGCACGACCCTG AACTGTTTGAACGGCCGGAAGAGTTTTGGCCAGAGAGGTACTTGATGACGCCAGATGGGACAAAGCCAGGCCTTAACAAAGGTTACACGATCGGTCTAAACTTTATGTTTGGGTGTGGTAAG AGTCTTGCCGTCATGCGTCTTCTTTGGGCATTCGACATTTCCCCGATTGATGGTGAGGTAACCCAGCACTGGAGAGAAATAGAAGTCGAGTACAAAGAC GTGTAA